CCAAAAACCAGGGCTTGCCAACATGTGCACACAACTTCTGCATTCTCCCAACTCTATCCCAAATGCACCTCTGGAGAGACTGCGGATGCCAACACTTATCTGTTATCTATAAACTTTTCTTTTGGGCACCCTAAAGATTTCTGGCTGCTTCTCTTGCCCGTTCCCTTTTTAAACAGTTAATCCATCAAACATGCCAAACGCAGAGCAAaaccaatcctttaccacatcTCCTGAGTACTCTTTCTAGAGCCTCCAGGCATCTGGCAGCATCCCAGAAACGCTCACCTTAGAACATGAGTCGATCCATTTATTGTGGTGGTGGAGCAGGGGACCGTCTGCCCCAAGATGGAAGGCCTTCGGTATCGCTCATCACCACAGCAGAGGATGATGAGGAAGGCACGTCTGAAGGACTTGTTCAGGAAGGCGTAGAGAAAAGGGTTCAACCCTGAATTGATGTAGCCCAGCCACAGGAAAGCcgtccacagcttccctggcaccGTGTAGTTTATGAAAGGGTCCACTATGTTTGTGATAAAGAagggagcccagcacaggcagaagcACCCCATGATGATGCACAGGGTCTTGGCAGCTTTGGTCTCAGTCTTCATGcggtgtgtgctgtgctggtcCGGGTGGTGCTGCCGGCTGTCGGTGGGGGCCCCTGCGCGCTGCAGCACTTGGATCTGGCGGGCATGCTCCCTGGCCGTGACGTAGATGCGGTAGTAGGCCAGCACCATCAGGAGGAAGGGAATGTAGAAGGCCACCACGGAGCAGGTAATGGCATATGGCTTGTTGACCATGAATATGCAGTAAGTGGAATTGGAAGCCTTGTTGAACTGCCTTTGCTGAatctggagcagggagaggaaggacaaggacaaagaaggaaagaaattcaGTACTGCTTCTCCTGCACCAACAATATGTTTGCAGGACACTTCACCAGttgtctcttctccttcccctctcctgtcTGTAGTACCTGCCTTacccactgctgcctctcctgcctaTGCTCACCCTATGGGCTCTGGCTGTGCCAGTCCACAGCTCTGCAAGACCAGCCCATGTTGCAGCACTGGTATCCTAGAGCATGCCTCAAGCTGGACAATGAAAATCAGTTGCAGGACAGTGAGATGCCAGTTGCAACACAGCAAGGGGACGTAAGTTCACCTTGTGCCATGGGTTTGAGTGCTCATGGGGTCTGTTCGTCAGGGCACGGTTTTACACCAAGGATGTGCAGGTTTCACCCAGCTGAGTTCAACGGGGGTATTAAGGATCGGATGGACAGGGAAGGCACTGGGCTGCAGTGTCTAGGGTGCAGCTCCCGGCAGGGGGAGACACTGAGCCTCCCAGGCACAgcggctgtgggcagcagcctgggcaggagaaGTCTGCAGGTAAAATTCATGGACCGCGAGACCTGGTCAATGACTTCTGATAAAAACGGAAACAGCAGGGGAAGAAAGGGGTCTTGTGTGTGAGTCTGGGGAGCATGTAAGGAAGATCACCCCCAGAGTAAACTGACAATTCTGACTCAGTAATGTTTGAACCCTGCACTACCTCTCAGCATGCAGCTACTGAATTGTGCATGGTAAGTGCCAGCAAAGTCACAAGGAAGGTCAGGGCTGGCACTAATGTTTAGAAAAGCTGGTACAGACAGCTGGGTGTCGAGCCTTCTCAGAAAGGTGGAGGCAAGAAATCAGTGAAGAAATCAAATGCCTGACATGGTTtgttaaacaaacaaaatgcaCCTGCCTCATCTATCAGTTTCGTGTCCTAAAGGTGTTTGTCTGGAAGCAATTTTGGCTTTATCACCTTGCCTGGAGAGTTGGCAGCTTGCACCTGTTATTTTCCATGAGCCGAAGTATTCATAGCTCCTTGACTGAGACTTGGCATAGAAGATGCCACATCTCTTTAAATAAGCTCTTCTAAATAAGGTGTTTTCACAGTTTGCCTTTTTAAATTCCTCATCTCTACATTGTAAGCAGAGCAGATCTGCAGCTCTTAACTCCTTCCCTGTAGATAGGATCCCCCAGCTGAAGTCAGGATGTGGTGGGGGAAATTTGCTTCTCCTGAAATGACTTAAACAGATAAACTTcactttctccccctcttcaaGGCTACACTGAGACAGGGTATATTGATGGCACTGGGCCAAAGCAATGCTAGCCCTGCTGGGGAAGACTGGGTTTCCAGGCTCTCCAAACCTCTGCTGGCAGGGcatctgagccagcagtggccagcactttcctgaaagctgcagaggtcAGGGCAACCAAGGACTCATGAGGTGCCCATCAgaatccagacaggctttggcATTCAAACTCTTGAACTGATTAGTACATGTGGGTAAAATCCTCTCCCTGAGAGCCACCACTGTCTTTGTGTCAGACCTTCCAGGACAGAGTAATTCCAACTCTCTTTAAAGACACCTCTAGAAATGTAGCAGCCCCTCTGCATCAACAAGAAGgttctccttcagcctctcttgccttcttggtctctgctcccaggcaaacagcaacagaacaaggggacacagtcttgagttgtggcgggggaggtctaggctggatgttaggaggaagttcttgccagagagagtgattggcattggaatgggctgcccagggaggtggtggagtcaccatccctggaggtggtgaagaaaaacctggatgaggcacttagtgccatggtctagttgattggataaggctgggtgctaggttggactggatgaccttggaggtctcttccaatctggttgattctatgattcttttctctGACTATTGTTTTTTAATGTACAGCCCCAAATGCATTTGGAGTGCCTCCTCAGCTACTCACCAGATCAATGATGCCAATGCTGTTCCAGCCTTGCATGATagggaggaaagaaataaaagttgGGATTACCCAGCAGCCTCCGAGCATCACAGCAATGCGCAACGGAGTCATCTTGTTCCTGTAAaccagaggctggcagcagataGCATAGTACCTGCAAGGAGCAAAGCAAGAGGACAATCATCATGTAAGGAAACTTCCAAGTCTTCTAAACAAGACTATAAAGCAATTTCTACAGGTTGTTTCTCCTGTCTTTCAAAACAGAGAGACAAAAATGAGTCTATAGCCTACTTCCATTGACTGCCTCTCACAGGGAGCTTGGGATTTTTCCATGGCATGAGGAAATAAAGTTTCCTAGAGCCTTGTATAGGAAAGGCAGTATTTATGTTTTCCAGCTAGGGAAAAGGAGGCACAGATTAATGCTGTGGTTCGTCTGAGGCTGTAGAGCAAGGGAGTGACTTCACATTCAGCCCTCGTCTACACCTGCACTTACTCACAAAGCTGTCTGCACCCTCCTCACCACCTTGAACGAGTGTGCCTTCCTTCCACCTAGCTGTGTAAATGCTGGGGGAGTTCCTAACTGCAATGGACGTTTATTTTGACAAGACTGCAGAAGTTGTTATTGCAAATTAACAACGTGTTTCACAGCTGTGAAAATGTCAGCAAAGTGAAAGGTGTTTCTCCATAACCAAGCTCCTTTTCTACCTCCCAGGAATCAGCCTCTTGTTTGGCTGGGCTTTAACCttctgctgcaaggacagggTAAACATCTGCAAGGGGCTTCCAGTCTTTTCACCATCAAGGGGACATGTCATgcatcttttttccttctgatcCATCCAAGACATTCATAGTACAACAGGTCCTTGCTCTTATAATCATTAAGTAGCTATGAACTAAAGATGCCTTCTCAAAAAGATAAGAGATCAACTCTTCTGTTTGCTTGGTCCCTGTGCTGCCCACTTACTAGCAGAGCTCTGCATCAGGTGGGtgcatccaacccaaacctggaACTCTTGATGTTCTGAAATTAAGATATGTCCATAAACATAGCAGAGTGGTgactggatcatagaattggtttagttggaaaagacctctaaggtcatcgactccaaccatcaacctcaCACCACCAGTGGCCATTGCCTCAAAGTGCCATATCTACACATTTTGCATCTTCAAGAAGggttactccaccaccttcctcagCAACATATTCCACTGCACAACAAccttttcagtaaagaaattgatCCTGATATCTATTCTAAACATCTCTTGGTgcaatctgaggccatttcctctcattctataacttgttcctagggagaagagaccaacacccacctcactacaaccttcttttaGGGAGGTgtagaaagcagcagcatcctaTTGCAGATTTTtgatggtcatagaatcatagaattaaccaagttggaagagacctccaaggtcatccagtccaacctagcacccagccttgtccaatcaattagaccatgtcaccgagtgcctcatccaggcttttcttcaccacctccagggacggtgactccaccacctccctgggcagcccattccaatgccaatcactctctctggcaacaacttcctcctaacatccagcctagacctcccctggcacaacttgagactgtgtccccttcttctgttgctgatcgtctgggagcagagaccaacctcaactgggtacagcctcccttcaggtagttgtagacagcaatgaggtcacccctgagcctcctcctctttaggctaaacacccccagcttcctcagcctctcctcacagggctgtgttccaggctcctcaccagctccatcgcccttctctgcacacattccagtatctcaacatctctcttgaattgaggagcccagaactggacacagcactcaagttgtggcctgaccagtgctgagtacaggggcagaataacctcccttgacctgacAGTGTCTCTCAGGTTCCCAGTGAAATATTTTTGACTTTTAGATGTGTGGATTTCAGCACACTTTGTAGAAGTAGGCCAGTACTGATGTCCTCACAGCTGCAACAGGGAACCAGGAGCCAGAAATGCAAGAAGTGCCCATAAATTCTCAGGTCTCCTAACTAACTACATCTATCATTCAGCTATGTGCCTGATGAATACATTCTCTTAGTGAATGAATGATGATCATCTGGTAGATGTAGTTTCCAGATCTGGTAAGCACAGAAACGATGCAATGTGATACCCCACAGGATATCAGCACCACCTTGAAGGGGTGGCCACTGTTTTAGTAACTACTTATAAAGGAAATTAATGATCTCTGACAGAGGGGTTTGAGTCAAGCCTCAACACCAAGGTACAATGTGCATGTAGAGACAGCTTCACTCCTATATGCCTATAAAAGTTACTTTTATGAGGTCAGCATTATCACGAATTAGAGACATTAAATTAGCAAACACACACTAAAGGTGGATCACTACCCTGAGGAGATGCTTGTGAAGATGTCTGAACTGCAACAGCACATTAAAACAAGACATATGCACATTAAAACAAGACATATGCACACCCACACACAGTTTATGTGTGTGTATTAGAGAGATGTCCTCGAGGCACACCATTTATTTCATTAAGATCTGAGTGGGAACCAAAAGTTTTGTGGTAAACAGGCAGAAAAATCTGCAGATTTCCTAATTTTTtaagacttctttttttaaagagtcATCTGGAGTCAACTGAAGTGCTTTATTTTGATAAAATCAGATGATATATTCCACACAAGGGGTTGAAATAATATCAAAGTGTCAAAAGAAAACGGGTTTTTAAAGTCTCTCTGAAACAAGATTCAAAATGtcacaggggaaaaatgttGAAACAAGCATTCAGCTATTTCAGTTTGATCTCTTCAGATTCCATGTGTGCATGGAaatcagcctgctcctctgagaAGCCTCACTTCCAAAGAGATGGTATATTTGACAGCAACTGTTCTTTTAGAGCAGGGCATGAAAAACTCTGGAGTTCACATCGCTGGGTCTGATTCCTGCCCCCAACAGCATGGCCCTCACATCCCTCTCCTGAGGGCGAAGGAGAAGCTGAATGGGATTTACTTAGTGTTGAAGCTtgccttcacaggatcacaagctGAACAAGTGAGGGTATCCAGCCTTGAAGCCACGCAAAATTCAGTGAGTCCTGAGTGACCTCATTAAAGACAGACAGATCTGAGTTTGGCCATGTTTTGAGAGGAGGCCTGCAtcaaagacctccagaggtcctttccactcTGCACTTTTCAGACAATGGGGACTATCATGCCCAGATTTTAATACTGCAGTGATTTCAGAGGACAGAACAAATATTTCCTGTGTTCCTAGGACAATTATCCTCCCCATGACAGACACAGTGTGTTTGTGTAACCTTGCTCTGTGTTGCTAGACCTTATTTCATTTGGATTCCCCCttgctctccagctctccttccCCCAGAAAGCAAACTGACCTTTGGATTCAAACAGGTATTTTCGGTAATGTTTTTGTCTGTTTGCTAGGACAGATGGTGCTTCTCTTGGCATTACAGGCAACTGCTCTTCTGCCACTAAGCACACAGGAGATAGAGCTGGCATATTTAATTGCTTACTATCTGACAGACACCTGCTGGAAAGCGCTACCCAGCGCTGGGCATGGAAGCATTCCCATGGCAAGATGCTGCAAGTCACGAGAGACTACATTTGTTTGCAGAAAGGGCAAAAGAAGAAATTTGATAAATaactgggaaagaacaaccaaGAGACCAGCTACCATTTCACAAATTGGATAAGGAAACCGAAAAGGAAAGCCACGATACATTGCTAATTAACTACAGCAGGAAAATTACTCTTCCAAGCAGTTTGAGTTATTACATTTCTgtacttctctctctgctgcagctgacagCATTATACTAGTAATAGTTTGCTATTAAAGGCCATTAGAGCAAAAATTATATCTGTAAAAATGACATCTTAAGCTCTCATATTTCTTCCCTCCCGGTGATTCAGCAGCAATTTTCCTCCACTTACATGTCAAaaaaatttatatatatatatatgtatgtatgtatttattttattaCTAAGTGCTGCTACCGTGATTTACCTTGCACTCAGAAAGTTGAGCTGGGCTTCTTCTGCCCTACACTGCTATCAGTGGCACAGTCCCACAATCAAAGTGTGGGTGACAATTTTCCTGATGATGATGGAGGCAGAGAACCACAGTGTCCActttcctgcagctcagcagcacttcCATCCAATGGCCTTGAGGATCAGATAATAGAAATCTGTGTATGCTAAAAGAGGCCATTTAAGTCACACCAATTTTTGCAGCATCTGGTGATTTACTCTATATGATGGTCTGGGCATTAAAGCAGCTATTTATTCAGTGAGAGAAAAGTAATTATACCTCTAAGATTATCAACAGTTTTAGTCAAAAGctaaaataaaagcatttgCTTACTCTatacatttcttctttctttcaagGTAAAGCTGTTTTTCTGTGCTTATAAAGAATATCTACTACATACTGGTTTGACAATGTGATGGATGAATAAAAAATGTAATACACACACATGATTAATATGATGTCCACACTTAATTAAATATTAATACTTAGTATTATCAGTCAAGACCCATGTTTTTGCAGTTCTTTCCCTCTTACATACTGCAGAGCAGATGATGCAAAACACATCTTCTCATCTGCCTCTGTTATGACACTCTTCACTGAAGGGCAACTACAAGAATCCCTCCCTGGTGTTGTAGATCTCCATAAAGCAAAGGTTATTAAAATACTTTTCCTTGCCCATATCAGACATTTGCCACATGAATGAATCAAATGCTAACATTATACAGAGAACTCAGAAGAAGAAATCCATAGCTGCTATGGCCTTTACATATGGCTCTTATGGCCCCTGCAGGTATGTCCAGCTACTGAGGATTTCTGACCTGCCCAGCATCACTTGGTGGCTCCATGAAACAATGCACTGGCCAGGCTCTGTCTCAGGGACAATTAATGTGATGCTCCCTGTTTTTTCCATGGAAGCTGCAATGAGATAGATGGGAGACACACTGAATAGCACCAAGTAGATTACTCCCCAAAATTACACCTCAGGTGTTACAAACACTCTCCCAGCATCTCTAAGGGCATGTAGGTGCATCTGTTGTGTTCACAAAAGCTAGAAAAGCTACTCAACGTTCAGTGACTCAGCATCCCAGTCTGTGGGGCAATTCCCTTCAAATCCCTACAGGTACCACCAGCAGGAGCTCATAGACACAGTGTCCACAAGCTTCAAGAGCAAACTATTTAACCCTTTCCCAGCAGGTCTGGTGCTTTGCCTGCCAGCAAGCTCCTCTTTACAGCCAGAGCTACACATAAAGCCAGAAAGCAGATATAAATGCCTAATGAACTGTACATCAGCAGCACATTTGTACTAACAGCCCTCAGCACTTTGAGTGGAGAAGACATAATATCACGTTCCTCAGCAGTaggattgaggacagcttgccTAATGTTAAACTCCTTGATATGTGAAGACAGGAGATGGCACATAAAAGGGAAGCTGTGAAGCCAAAGagaaaacagacagaaaaagaaTCTCAGTTATTCCCTTGCCTTGCACAACTAAATGCTTAATCTGCTGTGGTGGCCTAAGGCTTTCATGGCAGTATAAATGTTGTAAACCACAGGTGTTTGTTGTTGCCATTTTGCCTGTATGAAGAACAATAACCTGCACACAGATGTATGCACACTCCTCGTATCATATCCTGCCCTtcctctaggaaaaaaaaaagcatcaaaaAAGACTCCTGAAAAGCACATTAAGTGATAGCTGCTTGGCTCTTGTAGTCAagaaaggaaaggctgagccTGAGACACAACACCTGTGACCTAAATCTGACAGCAGCATAATTTATctgtggtcatagaatcacagaatgtcaggggctggaagggacctcgaaagatctggtccagtcccctgccaggatagaatcacctagagcagatcaccctggaacgcatccagatggttctttaatatctccagagaggcagactccacaacctccctgggcagcctgttccagtgctctgtcaccctcacagtgaaaaaattcctcctcaggttcacatggaacctcctatgcctcaacttccacccactgccccttgttctgtcactgggcatcaccaagaagaggctggctccatcctcctggcactcaccccttacatatttataaacaccttatccttctcctctccaagccccagctccctcaggctctcctcatatggAAGATGTTCgatttccttaatcatttttgtggctctgcactgaatTCTctaagcagctccctgcccttcttgagctggaggacctggaactggacacagtaccccagataaggcctcaccagagcagaggggaaggagaacctccctttacctactaaccacagccctcctAATACACCCACAAGGGCACACAAAGATGACTATTTGCGGTAGTGACTGTCTGCATACTCATCAAGTACGAACACAGAGAGACACCATTAGTGACTGGGGTCTGTGGTCAAGTCTGAAATCAAAGGTGCAAGGATCCAGATAACCAGCCAGGCCAACAATGTTAACATTGTGCGCATAAGAGGAAGCAAGCAGTGATAGAGCAGTTCAGCACACAGCCATTCATCAGTACAGAAATCAAAGAGCCTCCTCAAGCCCATGGCCACAGAAAGCTGCCCTGGGCACATCTCCAGAGAGCATATGGATGGTCCTGCTTTAGAATCAGTAGTATTCTAACCCCATCACTGCCCTTTCCtcaccctctgagcatcacagaaacacagttgCTGAGTTGCATTAGATAATTCCTTGCCCCTGGAGAAAAGCTAAACTACCTCCCTGGTCTGCAATACAATTTTGTTTGAGCTATGGTTATGTAGAAACTACCTTGCATGAAGCTTCTTAGATACCACAGACAGACAAACACACACCCACCTTTACTAAACAGACTGGTTCTGTGGGTGGCCCACGTTTAAAACCATTTGGTGTCATGTGCATGTATAAAATTACATACATACCATATGCTTTATCATCACCAGGGCCAAAATGAGCCAGAGGAAATTTACTGAATAAACACAGTGAGTATTTTTTTTACCTTCCTCAAACAGCCTGAAAAAAAGGTGGGCAAAAACTGTGGATGCTACAAGCTCACTCCCAAAGTTAGGGTGCAACAACTATGGCCATGCATCTACTGAACCATACACCAAAGTGGGAACGATGTGTTTGAGTTACTAAGGAAAGAGAGGCCAAAGAAAAGCAACAAGAGACACTGTTTCTCCTCATCTGAGTGTGGCTTTGTgcattcctcctctccctcagtgGATCTAGAGCGGGCCAGAGTCTTCAGCTGAACCCTGACCAAGGGATGAAGTTTTAGACTTCAGCCAGGATCTCATTTTCTTTGTGCCTGTGTGAAATTAAAGCAGGGCTACTGGCTTTGCTGATATTCCAGTGAAATGGGATTCTGAGCTCTGCATAACCAGAGTTCTACATACTTTTTGGAAAGAAcagctctttctcttttccctctgagCAAATAAGCTATGGTCTCTGTCTCTGCCAAATAAAACAAAGTTCTGCACTGCTGGTCCAGAAAAAGAAATGTCCTAAAATGATTATATCTAACAAAATTAAATTCTTGTTAGAAAAATAATGGCCTGCTGGTGTTGAGATAATTACACTGGGAAAAATGCTAAAGAGAACAGTTAATTGGAACTGGATAAATTTAGCTAGTAATACAAACAAACCTATGTTGCCAAATGGAGATAGAGGACTTCTTCATGGTCCCCCACGTGGGTCGGTGTGTGTGGAGGGTTATTGGCAGCAACGGTGGCAAAATGAATTACCATAGTTCTAGAGGGTTTGTGGAGATTAATAAGGACAGTGcatgcctcaggctgtgccatggCCATCTGCTCTGTTATTTTTCTTAATGCTCTCAGAACTGATCCCTGCAAGCCCAGTGCTGGTTCTCTTGCCGAGCTGCATGCCGACAGAGGTAACTCTGCGGTACCTGCGGCATCTCGCAGCCCTTGTGCCTGGGCTCCATTTGCCCTCGCTCAGCCCTCTCCctggctgcctctctgctcctccacctAAGCACTGAGAGCTGTGTGAGATGAGATGCTTTTCCAGTTGAAAAAGGCACAGGGGATTTATGGCCTGGTTCAAAACCATAGCTGGAATTTGTGTCATATGATCAGATTGCTGACTGCCTGATCATTACTTACTGATGGCTATTTAAAATCTAACAAGTCTCTCCACTAGTAACCTCCCCCTGTCCCTGACCAGCCAGCAGATGTTTCACTCAGCAGGACTGGGcacagctgctttctctgcatCCCTGAGAAAGACATCATGCTCCTGACCTCGAGCCCCACCATGACCTAGGCATCCTTTGGCAAGCCAGATGATCCCTTTCTGCCTCAGCTGTGTCAGCTCTAACGCTGTGCAAAAGAGCCAAACATGGAGTGTGGCCCGATGCTGAAAACAGGAGGTGGtaggcagggtgggcagagaccacaACCACCCAGACCTCACCAATACTCTGTCCCCAACCACTGTGCTCTCCCACCCACGCAGAGAGGGTTTCTTCTCCAGAAGCACTGCCACTGCAGAGCACTGGGGTTTGGGAGTCTCTAAAACATCATTTGTCTCAAGGGATTGTGCTAATTTGATGCCTGAACAGCACACTAATGTTAATTAATGTTTGTAAATGGTGCGACGAGCAGCTGTCACTTTGGTGCTCCAACACTCTTCGGATACATCTGCTTGGCTTTAGCCTTCATTTAGCAGTGATTATGTGGTCTGTTTAAATTCCAGTAAGATCAGTGCTGAATACCCAAACACACAGTTAGGTCTGTTTTGTTGTGGGGTACGTAGCAAATCTGCAACTGTTTCAGACATGTCAGGCAAAGTCTACCAAGTGCTCACTAGAGAGGTGAACTTGGGGAAAGCTTTATAtgctgggacacagccaggagagGTGGAGCAAGCAGGAAGAGGATGCAGGATGCTTCAGTGGCGTGGAGAGCAGAGGTGCCAGAGGTACACCTAAGCCCAAGAATACAGATTCTAGAACAGAACCATAGgattatagaatggttttggttgaaaGAGATGTTTAAGTTCACCAGTGCTCAGCTGTTAATCTGGtactgccaagtcaccactagtccatgctcctcagcaccacatccacaagtCTTTTAAATATTCCCATGGATAGTgactccacttccctgggcagcctgttccaggccttgacaatccTTTCAGAGAGGATTtctctggttttggtttgtttctctgttgttttttctttctttctccaagAATTTGAGAAGTAACTGTATTGTAAATTGTACTAGAAATACTGGAGAAGAAAAGTGCCTTCCTGACAGGTTAAGTGTATTTGGAGACTCTGTCATAGCTTCTTGGTCTTTATATGCAGTGCAATTATTTTTATTGCACGGGCACAAAGAAAGGATATGTATGCATAAAACATGCAATGTATAAATAATTCAAGGCTAATTCTTCCTTTTATATTAGAATACCAAAGAGATGATGAAAAATCATAGCCCAGTGACAGCAAAATTTGGATTCAGTGAGGCCTGCAATAGCTCTGATACCTTGGAAAAACACTTTTTGAAATCAGACTGAAGGTGTCTCTaagtctctgctgtgctttgtttcCTCTGTCTGACTTGGCAAAACCAGTTCATCCTGGGGTGATCTATCCAGATCTTCTCTGAGAAACTCTCTTTGAGAATTaaagccttttcttccttctttttaatgGCAGTAATGGAATCAGATACAAGATATTATCAGATAGAAGTCTTTTCAAGCAACACTTGCTGAAAATGTTGAAGGGAATTACTTCCCCAGCTGGGTCCTGAGGATTAGATTAATCACTTGgttttctggaaaaaaacaccacattGCATGCCCTGGAATAAAACTGAAGGCAGGAACAGCATGAATCACAGAGAAAACACCATCTAGAAGCAGCAGGCTCTGAATGAAGGGCAACAGCTACCAGAACTGAAATAAAACTGTGAAGGAAGCAGTGCTGTCAGTGCTCCTCAAAGGCAGCGGCCAGGACAGGTGAAGCAGTGCTAATGGAGAGCAGGCTGACAATGGACTGAGTCACCCTTCCCTGCGCAGAAACCGAGGCATTCATCTGCCTGCTTGGATCTTCTCAGGGCCAGCCACCATTATCTCCTCATCTGTTCTGCACTCTTAACAGTGCTTGTGAGTCAGTTCTCAccgtggaaaaaaaacaatcccaaaaccaccaaacactGTCATAGAAAGTGAAGtttctgccagcagcctttAAAGCCTAGGtctgagggaaaagaaagactTGTTCCTCTCACTCATATCAGAGTGAGTATTTTGAACTGGCTTGGCAGTTACTTGGAGATGAC
The window above is part of the Pogoniulus pusillus isolate bPogPus1 chromosome 22, bPogPus1.pri, whole genome shotgun sequence genome. Proteins encoded here:
- the HTR4 gene encoding 5-hydroxytryptamine receptor 4 isoform X6 — its product is MEELDVNVSSSEGFGVAEKIVLLTFISAVILMAILGNLLVMVAVCRDRQLRKIKTNYFIVSLAFADLLVSVLVMPFGAIELVQDNWIYGEMFCLVRTSLDVLLTTASILHLCCISLDRYYAICCQPLVYRNKMTPLRIAVMLGGCWVIPTFISFLPIMQGWNSIGIIDLIQQRQFNKASNSTYCIFMVNKPYAITCSVVAFYIPFLLMVLAYYRIYVTAREHARQIQVLQRAGAPTDSRQHHPDQHSTHRMKTETKAAKTLCIIMGCFCLCWAPFFITNIVDPFINYTVPGKLWTAFLWLGYINSGLNPFLYAFLNKSFRRAFLIILCCGDERYRRPSILGQTVPCSTTTINGSTHVLRSLKPSS